In Haematobia irritans isolate KBUSLIRL chromosome 1, ASM5000362v1, whole genome shotgun sequence, a genomic segment contains:
- the snu gene encoding ABC-type transporter snustorr isoform X1 codes for MLITTTTDPVMATNNDGGTGQWQRSAQAAVSVRHAFKTYGKKKNSVPVLNNLNMTVPKGTIYGLLGASGCGKTTLLSCIVGRRRIDSGEIFVLGGKPGSRISGVPGKRVGYMPQEIALYAEFSIRETMMYFGWIFGMETKEIDERLQFLLNFLDLPSEKRLVKNLSGGQQRRVSFAVALMHDPELLILDEPTVGVDPLLRQSIWNHLVHITKSGQKTVIITTHYIEEARQAHTIGLMRSGNLLAEESPSALLSMYKCISLEDVFLKLSRLQSQKGDVSQVNFSNNISLHAMGFGSKMDKPGSSQEGGVVGLNFHQSKEILINDTNGSIYTLNQEPYERPPSKKNNPNDEESCQDCYANLCNVTSKGKIKALLNKNMLRMWRNVGVMLFIFALPVMQVILFCLAIGRDPTGLNLAIVNGEMNNTENCYWDDGCHFTNLGCRYLKHLNHSVDKTFYTDIEDAKEAVRLGNAWGAIYITENFTDAFTARAALGRDSDDETIDQSEIKVWLDMSNQQIGVMLNRDIMLAYRDFAMGLLEQCGNNPKLGDVPIQFKEPIYGTMNPSFTDFVAPGVILTIVFFLAVALTSSALIIERTEGLLDRSWVAGVSPGEILFSHVVTQFVVMCGQTTLVLVFMLVVFGVTNNGDLIWVIVLTLLQGLCGMCFGFLISAVCELERNAIQLALGSFYPTLLLSGVIWPIEGMPIVLKYISLFLPLTLATSSLRSVLTRGWEIAETEVYTGFLSTLAWILGFLVITLLVLRSKRG; via the exons ATATGGTCTCCTGGGTGCATCAGGTTGTGGTAAAACCACCCTCCTTTCCTGCATTGTTGGTCGTCGTCGCATTGATTCGggcgaaattttcgttttgggtGGTAAACCCGGCTCCCGAATTTCTGGAGTCCCTGGTAAACGTGTCGGTTATATGCCACAAGAAATCGCCCTCTATGCGGAATTTTCCATTCGTGAAACAATGATGTATTTCGGTTGGATATTTGGCATGGAAACTAAAGAAATCGATGAACGTTtacaatttctattgaatttcttGGATTTGCCCTCAGAAAAGCGTTTAGTGAAAAATCTCAGTGGTGGTCAACAGCGTCGTGTCTCATTCGCTGTGGCCCTTATGCATGACCCggagctattgattttggatgaaCCTACAGTGGGTgtagatccacttttacgtcaaAGTATATGGAACCATTTGGTACACATTACAAAATCAGGTCAGAAGACAGTAATTATAACGACACATTACATTGAGGAGGCCAGGCAAGCGCATACG ATTGGTCTAATGCGTTCCGGTAATCTATTGGCCGAAGAATCTCCCAGCGCTTTACTTTCCATGTACAAATGTATCAGTTTAGAAGATGTATTCTTAAAACTATCTCGTCTGCAATCGCAAAAGGGCGATGTATCTCAGGTTAATTTCAG TaataatatttcattacatgccaTGGGCTTCGGCAGTAAAATGGATAAACCCGGTTCCAGTCAAGAAGGAGGCGTTGTCGGACTCAATTTCCATCaaagtaaagaaatactaaTCAATGACACCAATGGATCCATTTATacg CTTAATCAAGAACCCTATGAACGTCCACCATCCAAAAAGAATAACCCTAATGATGAGGAAAGTTGTCAAGATTGCTACGCCAATTTGTGTAAT GTTACATCGAAGGGCAAAATTAAAGCTCTGCTTAACAAAAACATGTTACGTATGTGGCGTAATGTTGGTGTGATGCTGTTCATCTTTGCCTTACCGGTCATGCAGGTTATTCTATTCTGTCTGGCAATTGGTCGCGATCCCACTGGTTTGAATCTGGCTATCGTAAATGGTGAAATGAATAATACG GAAAATTGTTATTGGGATGATGGCTGCCATTTCACCAATTTGGGCTGTCGCTacttgaaacatttaaatcataGTGTGGATAAAACATTTTACACGGACATTGAAGATGCCAAGGAAGCGGTACGACTGGGTAATGCCTGGGGTGCTATATACATAACGGAAAATTTCACTGATGCATTTACAGCTAGAGCTGCCTTGG GACGCGATTCTGATGACGAGACCATAGATCAATCGGAAATTAAAGTTTGGCTGGATATGTCGAATCAACAAATTGGTGTTATGTTGAATCGTGATATTATGTTGGCCTATCGTGATTTTGCCATGGGTCTTTTGGAGCAGTGTGGCAATAATCCCAAATTGGGTGATGTTCCGATACAATTCAAGGAACCCATCTATGGTACCATGAATCCATCATTTACAGACTTTGTGGCTCCTGGTGTTATATTAAC CATTGTATTCTTCTTGGCTGTCGCCCTGACTTCTTCAGCTTTGATTATTGAACGTACAGAG GGTCTTTTGGATCGTTCCTGGGTCGCTGGTGTTTCACCCGGAGAAATTCTCTTTTCTCATGTGGTCACACAATTTGTTGTCATGTGTGGTCAAACGACATTGGTGCTGGTCTTCatgttggtagtttttggtgttACCAATAATGGTGATTTGATATGGGTCATTGTTCTGACACTTCTGCAAGGTTTATGTGGTATGTGCTTCGGTTTCCTTATATCAGCTGTGTGTGAGCTGGAACGTAATGCCATTCAATTGGCCTTGGGTTCATTCTATCCAACACTGCTGCTGTCCGGTGTCATATGGCCCATTGAGGGTATGCCCATAGTGTTAAA ATACATATCCCTGTTCCTGCCTTTGACATTGGCCACATCATCTTTGCGCTCGGTATTGACACGAGGATGGGAGATTGCCGAAACTGAAGTGTATACCGGTTTCCTGAGTACATTAGCTTGGATATTAGGTTTCTTGGTCATCACCCTACTGGTGCTGCGTTCAAAACGAGGTTAA
- the snu gene encoding ABC-type transporter snustorr isoform X2 has translation MLITTTTDPVMATNNDGGTGQWQRSAQAAVSVRHAFKTYGKKKNSVPVLNNLNMTVPKGTIYGLLGASGCGKTTLLSCIVGRRRIDSGEIFVLGGKPGSRISGVPGKRVGYMPQEIALYAEFSIRETMMYFGWIFGMETKEIDERLQFLLNFLDLPSEKRLVKNLSGGQQRRVSFAVALMHDPELLILDEPTVGVDPLLRQSIWNHLVHITKSGQKTVIITTHYIEEARQAHTIGLMRSGNLLAEESPSALLSMYKCISLEDVFLKLSRLQSQKGDVSQVNFSKMDKPGSSQEGGVVGLNFHQSKEILINDTNGSIYTLNQEPYERPPSKKNNPNDEESCQDCYANLCNVTSKGKIKALLNKNMLRMWRNVGVMLFIFALPVMQVILFCLAIGRDPTGLNLAIVNGEMNNTENCYWDDGCHFTNLGCRYLKHLNHSVDKTFYTDIEDAKEAVRLGNAWGAIYITENFTDAFTARAALGRDSDDETIDQSEIKVWLDMSNQQIGVMLNRDIMLAYRDFAMGLLEQCGNNPKLGDVPIQFKEPIYGTMNPSFTDFVAPGVILTIVFFLAVALTSSALIIERTEGLLDRSWVAGVSPGEILFSHVVTQFVVMCGQTTLVLVFMLVVFGVTNNGDLIWVIVLTLLQGLCGMCFGFLISAVCELERNAIQLALGSFYPTLLLSGVIWPIEGMPIVLKYISLFLPLTLATSSLRSVLTRGWEIAETEVYTGFLSTLAWILGFLVITLLVLRSKRG, from the exons ATATGGTCTCCTGGGTGCATCAGGTTGTGGTAAAACCACCCTCCTTTCCTGCATTGTTGGTCGTCGTCGCATTGATTCGggcgaaattttcgttttgggtGGTAAACCCGGCTCCCGAATTTCTGGAGTCCCTGGTAAACGTGTCGGTTATATGCCACAAGAAATCGCCCTCTATGCGGAATTTTCCATTCGTGAAACAATGATGTATTTCGGTTGGATATTTGGCATGGAAACTAAAGAAATCGATGAACGTTtacaatttctattgaatttcttGGATTTGCCCTCAGAAAAGCGTTTAGTGAAAAATCTCAGTGGTGGTCAACAGCGTCGTGTCTCATTCGCTGTGGCCCTTATGCATGACCCggagctattgattttggatgaaCCTACAGTGGGTgtagatccacttttacgtcaaAGTATATGGAACCATTTGGTACACATTACAAAATCAGGTCAGAAGACAGTAATTATAACGACACATTACATTGAGGAGGCCAGGCAAGCGCATACG ATTGGTCTAATGCGTTCCGGTAATCTATTGGCCGAAGAATCTCCCAGCGCTTTACTTTCCATGTACAAATGTATCAGTTTAGAAGATGTATTCTTAAAACTATCTCGTCTGCAATCGCAAAAGGGCGATGTATCTCAGGTTAATTTCAG TAAAATGGATAAACCCGGTTCCAGTCAAGAAGGAGGCGTTGTCGGACTCAATTTCCATCaaagtaaagaaatactaaTCAATGACACCAATGGATCCATTTATacg CTTAATCAAGAACCCTATGAACGTCCACCATCCAAAAAGAATAACCCTAATGATGAGGAAAGTTGTCAAGATTGCTACGCCAATTTGTGTAAT GTTACATCGAAGGGCAAAATTAAAGCTCTGCTTAACAAAAACATGTTACGTATGTGGCGTAATGTTGGTGTGATGCTGTTCATCTTTGCCTTACCGGTCATGCAGGTTATTCTATTCTGTCTGGCAATTGGTCGCGATCCCACTGGTTTGAATCTGGCTATCGTAAATGGTGAAATGAATAATACG GAAAATTGTTATTGGGATGATGGCTGCCATTTCACCAATTTGGGCTGTCGCTacttgaaacatttaaatcataGTGTGGATAAAACATTTTACACGGACATTGAAGATGCCAAGGAAGCGGTACGACTGGGTAATGCCTGGGGTGCTATATACATAACGGAAAATTTCACTGATGCATTTACAGCTAGAGCTGCCTTGG GACGCGATTCTGATGACGAGACCATAGATCAATCGGAAATTAAAGTTTGGCTGGATATGTCGAATCAACAAATTGGTGTTATGTTGAATCGTGATATTATGTTGGCCTATCGTGATTTTGCCATGGGTCTTTTGGAGCAGTGTGGCAATAATCCCAAATTGGGTGATGTTCCGATACAATTCAAGGAACCCATCTATGGTACCATGAATCCATCATTTACAGACTTTGTGGCTCCTGGTGTTATATTAAC CATTGTATTCTTCTTGGCTGTCGCCCTGACTTCTTCAGCTTTGATTATTGAACGTACAGAG GGTCTTTTGGATCGTTCCTGGGTCGCTGGTGTTTCACCCGGAGAAATTCTCTTTTCTCATGTGGTCACACAATTTGTTGTCATGTGTGGTCAAACGACATTGGTGCTGGTCTTCatgttggtagtttttggtgttACCAATAATGGTGATTTGATATGGGTCATTGTTCTGACACTTCTGCAAGGTTTATGTGGTATGTGCTTCGGTTTCCTTATATCAGCTGTGTGTGAGCTGGAACGTAATGCCATTCAATTGGCCTTGGGTTCATTCTATCCAACACTGCTGCTGTCCGGTGTCATATGGCCCATTGAGGGTATGCCCATAGTGTTAAA ATACATATCCCTGTTCCTGCCTTTGACATTGGCCACATCATCTTTGCGCTCGGTATTGACACGAGGATGGGAGATTGCCGAAACTGAAGTGTATACCGGTTTCCTGAGTACATTAGCTTGGATATTAGGTTTCTTGGTCATCACCCTACTGGTGCTGCGTTCAAAACGAGGTTAA